A genome region from Myxococcales bacterium includes the following:
- the topA gene encoding type I DNA topoisomerase yields MAIPLIIVESPAKAKTISRFLGGSAIVESSIGHIRDLPSGADEIPEAYRKKAWARTGVDVENGFVPLYVVPAEKKAQVKKLKDLLAGASELYLATDEDREGEAIAWHLNEVLKPKVPVRRMVFHEITEKAIKHAIATPRMIDAKLVDAQEARRILDRLYGYEVSPVLWRKIAPRLSAGRVQSVATRLIVERERLRLAFRSGSYYGLTATLSPVAAEAVITTELVEAFGKKVATSKDFDAGTGALTDNAQKAGVLQIGKDLAEALATAIAAAPLAVADVTKKPFTQKPYAPFITSSLQQEAARKLRFTAQRTMRTAQRLYESGFITYMRTDSTTLSTEALAAARSQVESLFGAEYVPAQPRTYTKQVKGAQEAHEAIRPAGEVFRTPESLKGALEEDQWKLYDLIWKRTVASQMKDATGERTAVRIAATLGAIAGAPAGPGTAVLTTSGKVLTFPGFLRAYVEGSDDPDAELEDQEKVLPPLDQGDAMRATATEAKEHTTQPPFRFTEASLVKELEDRGIGRPSTYASIIQTIQDRGYVFKKGGALVPTLTAFAVTNLLETHFGELVDYAFTAKMEDDLDYISAGEKQSKPWLSQFYFGDAGPRPIVKHEAKPEGERNGHAAPAALAQVGLHAKIGDGVADIDPRGICAIPIGFDAKGEAVVARVGRYGPYVQIGDTDRRANLPIELPLDELTVERALDLLTQAAGSNRSVGTDPKTGLAIYVKVGRFGPYIQLGEQVLDAKGKRKKDAPPPRMASLWPGMRPETLTLDQALQLLTYPKVLGKHPTHGADVVASDGQYGPYVYTMTPEGKRDSRSLTGHDALRDITLEGALALLAEPRVFGRRGAAAQGTALGASPITSKQVMVKKGQFGVYVTDGVVNATVPTHKDPTALTLEEALELIAQREEKLREQGRDPRAEVTATGTKANRRRPAAKAKATATDDAAAPKAKAPAKSKAAKPKADAKPKADAKPKADAKPKAAPKPKAPAKAKPPAPKRA; encoded by the coding sequence GTGGCAATCCCGCTCATCATCGTAGAGTCGCCCGCCAAGGCGAAGACCATCAGCCGCTTCCTCGGAGGTAGCGCGATCGTCGAGTCGTCGATCGGCCACATCCGCGATCTCCCGTCGGGCGCCGACGAGATCCCCGAGGCCTACCGCAAGAAGGCCTGGGCCCGGACCGGGGTCGACGTCGAGAACGGCTTCGTGCCGCTCTACGTCGTGCCGGCCGAGAAGAAGGCCCAGGTCAAGAAGCTCAAGGACTTGCTGGCCGGCGCGTCCGAGCTGTACCTGGCGACGGATGAGGATCGCGAGGGGGAGGCCATCGCCTGGCACCTCAACGAGGTGCTCAAGCCCAAGGTGCCGGTCCGGCGCATGGTCTTCCACGAGATCACCGAGAAGGCGATCAAGCACGCGATCGCGACGCCGCGGATGATCGACGCCAAGCTGGTCGACGCCCAGGAGGCCCGCCGCATCCTCGATCGCCTGTACGGCTACGAGGTGTCGCCGGTGCTGTGGCGCAAGATCGCGCCGCGGCTGTCGGCCGGTCGGGTCCAGTCGGTCGCGACCCGGCTGATCGTCGAGCGCGAGCGCCTGCGCCTGGCGTTCCGGAGCGGCAGCTACTACGGCCTGACCGCGACCCTGTCGCCGGTCGCGGCCGAGGCGGTCATCACGACCGAGCTGGTCGAGGCCTTCGGCAAGAAGGTCGCCACGTCGAAGGACTTCGACGCCGGCACCGGCGCGCTCACCGACAACGCCCAGAAGGCGGGCGTGCTGCAGATCGGCAAGGACCTGGCGGAGGCGCTCGCGACCGCGATCGCGGCCGCGCCGCTGGCGGTCGCCGACGTCACCAAGAAGCCGTTCACCCAGAAGCCGTACGCGCCGTTCATCACGTCGTCGCTGCAGCAGGAGGCGGCGCGCAAGCTGCGCTTCACCGCGCAGCGCACGATGCGCACGGCCCAGCGCCTGTACGAGAGCGGCTTCATCACGTACATGCGCACCGACTCGACGACGCTGTCGACCGAGGCGCTGGCGGCGGCCCGCAGCCAGGTCGAGAGCCTGTTCGGCGCCGAGTACGTGCCGGCCCAGCCGCGCACCTACACCAAGCAGGTCAAGGGCGCGCAGGAGGCCCACGAGGCCATCCGCCCCGCCGGCGAGGTGTTCCGCACCCCCGAGTCGCTCAAGGGCGCGCTCGAAGAAGATCAGTGGAAGCTCTACGACCTCATCTGGAAGCGCACGGTCGCGTCGCAGATGAAGGACGCGACCGGCGAGCGCACCGCGGTCCGCATCGCCGCCACGCTCGGCGCGATCGCCGGCGCGCCGGCCGGGCCCGGCACCGCGGTGCTGACGACCTCGGGCAAGGTGCTGACCTTCCCCGGCTTCCTCCGCGCCTACGTCGAGGGCTCCGACGATCCCGACGCCGAGCTCGAGGATCAGGAGAAGGTGTTGCCGCCGCTGGACCAGGGCGACGCCATGCGCGCGACCGCGACCGAGGCCAAGGAGCACACGACCCAGCCGCCGTTCCGGTTCACCGAGGCCAGCCTGGTCAAGGAGCTCGAGGATCGCGGCATCGGCCGGCCGTCGACGTACGCGTCGATCATCCAGACCATCCAGGACCGCGGCTACGTGTTCAAGAAGGGCGGCGCGCTGGTGCCGACCCTGACCGCGTTCGCGGTGACCAACCTGCTCGAGACCCACTTCGGCGAGCTGGTCGACTACGCCTTCACCGCCAAGATGGAGGACGACCTCGACTACATCTCGGCCGGCGAGAAGCAGAGCAAGCCGTGGCTGTCGCAGTTCTACTTCGGCGACGCCGGCCCCCGGCCGATCGTCAAGCACGAGGCCAAGCCCGAGGGCGAGCGCAACGGTCACGCCGCGCCGGCGGCGCTGGCCCAGGTCGGGCTGCACGCCAAGATCGGCGACGGCGTCGCCGACATCGATCCGCGCGGCATCTGCGCCATCCCGATCGGCTTCGACGCCAAGGGCGAGGCGGTCGTGGCCCGGGTCGGGCGCTACGGCCCGTACGTGCAGATCGGCGACACCGACCGCCGCGCCAACCTGCCGATCGAGCTGCCGCTCGACGAGCTCACGGTCGAGCGCGCGCTCGATCTGCTGACCCAGGCGGCGGGCTCGAACCGCTCGGTCGGCACCGATCCCAAGACCGGGCTGGCGATCTACGTCAAGGTCGGGCGCTTCGGCCCGTACATCCAGCTCGGCGAGCAGGTGCTCGACGCCAAGGGCAAGCGCAAGAAGGACGCGCCGCCGCCGCGCATGGCCAGCCTGTGGCCGGGCATGCGCCCCGAGACCCTGACGCTCGACCAGGCGCTGCAGCTGCTGACGTACCCGAAGGTGCTCGGCAAGCACCCCACGCACGGCGCCGACGTGGTCGCGTCCGACGGCCAGTACGGTCCGTACGTCTACACGATGACGCCCGAGGGCAAGCGCGACTCGCGCAGCCTCACCGGCCACGACGCGCTGCGCGACATCACCCTCGAGGGCGCGCTCGCGCTCCTGGCCGAGCCGCGGGTGTTCGGCCGCCGCGGCGCCGCGGCCCAGGGCACGGCGCTGGGTGCCAGCCCGATCACCAGCAAGCAGGTGATGGTCAAGAAGGGCCAGTTCGGCGTCTACGTCACCGACGGCGTGGTCAACGCGACCGTGCCGACCCACAAGGATCCGACCGCGCTGACGCTCGAGGAGGCGCTCGAGCTGATCGCCCAGCGCGAAGAGAAGCTGCGCGAGCAGGGCCGCGATCCGCGGGCCGAGGTCACCGCCACCGGCACCAAGGCCAACCGCCGGCGCCCGGCCGCGAAGGCCAAGGCGACCGCGACCGACGACGCCGCGGCGCCCAAGGCCAAGGCCCCGGCCAAGAGCAAGGCCGCCAAGCCCAAGGCCGACGCCAAGCCCAAGGCCGACGCCAAGCCCAAGGCCGACGCCAAGCCCAAGGCCGCCCCCAAGCCCAAGGCGCCCGCGAAGGCCAAGCCGCCGGCGCCCAAGCGCGCGTGA
- a CDS encoding DNA-protecting protein DprA, which produces MVAAVWTVTPEADGYPARLRALTRPPTLDGVGRLPGPGPAVALVGSRAVRAEAARTAAALAAHAAGHGATVVSGGAIGVDTAAHRGALAAGGVTVVVLGTGIDVVYPDRNHGLFADVIRGGGALLSMFPRGQPPRRGHFVARNAVIAALADVVVVVAAERGSGSLHTARAATRLGRRLVAVPGTAGTDALLAAGAGVIESVADLERALAGTVRARARRALDDDEAALVTALAPGPRGPLELAAILGWRPAAVAAALDELERAGWVRAVGGAYAATR; this is translated from the coding sequence ATGGTGGCGGCGGTGTGGACGGTGACGCCCGAGGCGGACGGCTATCCGGCGCGGCTGCGCGCGCTGACGCGGCCGCCGACGCTCGACGGCGTCGGCCGGCTTCCGGGGCCGGGCCCGGCGGTGGCGCTGGTCGGCTCGCGCGCGGTCCGGGCCGAGGCCGCGCGCACCGCCGCCGCGCTCGCGGCCCACGCGGCCGGCCACGGCGCGACCGTGGTGTCGGGCGGCGCGATCGGCGTCGACACCGCCGCGCACCGCGGCGCGCTGGCGGCGGGCGGCGTCACGGTCGTCGTGCTCGGCACCGGCATCGACGTGGTCTACCCCGATCGCAACCACGGGCTGTTCGCCGACGTGATCCGCGGCGGCGGCGCGCTCCTGTCGATGTTCCCGCGTGGCCAGCCGCCCCGGCGCGGTCACTTCGTCGCGCGCAACGCGGTGATCGCGGCCCTGGCCGACGTCGTCGTCGTGGTCGCGGCCGAGCGTGGCTCCGGATCGCTCCACACCGCGCGCGCGGCCACGCGGCTCGGGCGGCGCCTGGTCGCGGTGCCCGGCACCGCGGGCACCGACGCGCTCCTGGCCGCGGGCGCCGGCGTCATCGAGTCGGTGGCCGATCTCGAGCGGGCGCTGGCGGGCACCGTCCGCGCGCGGGCGCGGCGCGCGCTCGACGACGACGAGGCGGCGCTGGTGACGGCGCTGGCGCCCGGCCCGCGGGGGCCGCTCGAGCTGGCCGCGATCCTGGGCTGGCGCCCGGCCGCGGTGGCGGCCGCGCTCGACGAGCTCGAGCGGGCCGGCTGGGTGCGCGCGGTCGGCGGCGCCTACGCGGCGACGAGATAG
- a CDS encoding LysM peptidoglycan-binding domain-containing protein: MTRTRRALVALATTASPLVAVAQPAPPTPPPVVITMGADGTPTVSSGAPAAPTGYYHYDQAGLDPTEETFEVYGGPTPELHVVTRGDTLWAICWYYFNDPWQWPKVWAYNPQITNPHWIYPGDLVRLLPRGFIAAVTSLDAAQLDPDEVKAGDGDAPPPTPTRAVELSVRQVAFIDKKHLESSWRVVGAVDERELLSLGDEVYISYPGDDVPQVGKRYSIYQADEPVAGVGSYVRIQGEVQIVAVKQDKRARARIVRVTGEIERGARVGPLMTQFKNVPPVKNTVDATGTIVAMLARVQLIGQGEVVFLDVGSDQGVKVGNRMYVVRRGDAFDPVIRPEDMVGQNNQRFPARALGEVVLIQVDEKLSIGLVTLAVEEMGVGDRVMMRKQ; the protein is encoded by the coding sequence ATGACCCGAACTCGCCGCGCGCTGGTCGCGCTCGCCACGACCGCGTCGCCGCTCGTCGCCGTGGCTCAGCCCGCGCCGCCGACCCCGCCCCCGGTGGTCATCACGATGGGCGCCGACGGCACCCCGACGGTCTCGAGCGGCGCGCCCGCGGCGCCCACCGGCTACTACCACTACGATCAGGCCGGCCTCGATCCGACCGAGGAGACCTTCGAGGTCTACGGCGGTCCGACGCCCGAGCTGCACGTCGTCACGCGCGGCGACACGCTCTGGGCGATCTGCTGGTACTACTTCAACGATCCGTGGCAGTGGCCGAAGGTGTGGGCCTACAACCCGCAGATCACCAACCCGCACTGGATCTACCCCGGCGATCTGGTGCGCCTGCTACCGCGCGGCTTCATCGCGGCGGTCACCAGCCTCGACGCGGCCCAGCTCGACCCCGACGAGGTCAAGGCCGGCGACGGCGACGCGCCGCCGCCGACGCCGACGCGCGCCGTCGAGCTGTCGGTGCGCCAGGTCGCGTTCATCGACAAGAAGCACCTCGAGTCGTCGTGGCGCGTCGTGGGCGCGGTCGACGAGCGCGAGCTGCTCAGCCTCGGCGACGAGGTCTACATCTCGTACCCCGGCGACGACGTCCCGCAGGTCGGCAAGCGCTACTCGATCTACCAGGCCGACGAGCCGGTCGCGGGCGTCGGCAGCTACGTGCGCATCCAGGGCGAGGTCCAGATCGTCGCGGTCAAGCAGGACAAGCGCGCCCGCGCGCGCATCGTCCGCGTCACCGGCGAGATCGAGCGCGGCGCCCGGGTCGGGCCGCTGATGACCCAGTTCAAGAACGTGCCGCCGGTCAAGAACACCGTCGACGCGACCGGCACGATCGTCGCGATGCTCGCGCGCGTCCAGCTCATCGGCCAGGGCGAGGTCGTGTTCCTCGACGTCGGCTCCGACCAGGGGGTCAAGGTCGGCAACCGCATGTACGTCGTCCGCCGCGGCGACGCGTTCGACCCGGTGATCCGGCCCGAGGACATGGTCGGACAGAACAACCAGCGGTTCCCGGCCCGGGCGCTGGGCGAGGTCGTGCTGATCCAGGTCGATGAGAAGCTCTCGATCGGCCTGGTCACGCTGGCGGTCGAGGAGATGGGCGTCGGCGACCGCGTGATGATGCGCAAGCAGTGA
- the ybgF gene encoding tol-pal system protein YbgF, whose amino-acid sequence MRSPVLSLALVVATGCGGSMAQLRTDNHRLAGDVSALRSELRAERRKTRDLENQLLLAADRLETAAIHGPVAVGGPPTLPIEVLSPDALTDDVPEDGALVGQSDDGSEIVYVGDAARPAIELDPSELSRRDRQPPSVASRPRPLRELPTSTALRDPAAAGASDQALELYRRGQAALKARDHAAAIDAFRALIARYPSHDYADNAQYWLGEAFYDQKDYARAITEFRATVSAYPLGNKVPDALVKIGLAYAALGEPAKARAALEQVIRQFPKTSPAAIAVSRLEQMP is encoded by the coding sequence GTGCGCTCGCCCGTCCTGTCCCTCGCGCTGGTCGTCGCCACCGGCTGTGGTGGATCGATGGCCCAGCTCCGCACCGACAACCATCGCCTCGCCGGCGACGTGAGCGCGCTGCGCTCCGAGCTGCGGGCCGAGCGTCGCAAGACCCGCGATCTCGAGAACCAGCTCCTGCTCGCGGCCGATCGGCTCGAGACCGCCGCGATCCACGGGCCGGTCGCGGTCGGTGGGCCGCCGACCCTGCCGATCGAGGTGCTGTCGCCCGACGCCCTGACCGACGACGTGCCCGAGGACGGCGCGCTGGTGGGCCAGAGCGACGACGGCAGCGAGATCGTCTACGTCGGCGACGCCGCGCGACCGGCGATCGAGCTCGACCCGAGCGAGCTGTCGCGGCGCGACCGCCAGCCGCCGTCGGTGGCGTCGCGCCCGCGGCCGCTGCGCGAGCTGCCGACCTCGACCGCGCTGCGGGACCCGGCCGCGGCCGGCGCCAGCGATCAGGCGCTCGAGCTGTACCGCCGTGGCCAGGCCGCGCTCAAGGCCCGCGACCACGCCGCCGCGATCGACGCGTTCCGCGCGCTGATCGCGCGCTACCCGAGCCACGACTACGCCGACAACGCCCAGTACTGGCTGGGCGAGGCGTTCTACGATCAGAAGGACTACGCGCGCGCGATCACGGAGTTCCGCGCGACGGTGTCGGCGTACCCGCTCGGCAACAAGGTCCCCGACGCGCTCGTGAAGATCGGCCTGGCCTACGCGGCGCTCGGCGAGCCGGCCAAGGCCCGGGCCGCGCTCGAGCAGGTGATCCGTCAGTTCCCCAAGACCTCGCCGGCGGCGATCGCCGTCTCTCGCCTGGAGCAGATGCCATGA
- the hemC gene encoding hydroxymethylbilane synthase: protein MTLERLAIATRGSALALWQAEHTRARLIATQPGLAVELLTLSTQGDRILDVALAAIGGKALFVKEIEQALLDGRAQVAVHSMKDLPAELAPGLILAAVSTREDPRDALVSRHGTLDQLPEGAVVGTSSLRRQCQLLAARPDLRIKLLRGNVPTRVRKLDDGDYDAIVLAAAGLTRLGLAARITEHLPIERCLPAVAQGVLAIETRADDDATRDLVRAALHDAREEQRITAERAFLARMGGSCQTPLAAHATLTGDQLHLAALCGTPDGTRVLRSTAAGAAADAAALGVAAADALLAQGADAIIAASAIAPAHP, encoded by the coding sequence GTGACTCTCGAACGACTCGCCATCGCGACCCGCGGCAGCGCCCTGGCGCTGTGGCAGGCCGAGCACACCCGCGCCCGCTTGATCGCCACCCAGCCCGGGCTCGCGGTCGAGCTGCTCACGCTCTCGACCCAGGGCGACCGCATCCTCGACGTGGCCCTGGCCGCGATCGGCGGCAAGGCGCTGTTCGTGAAGGAGATCGAGCAGGCGCTGCTCGACGGCCGCGCCCAGGTCGCGGTCCACAGCATGAAGGACCTGCCGGCCGAGCTGGCGCCGGGGTTGATCCTCGCCGCGGTGTCGACGCGCGAGGATCCGCGCGACGCGCTGGTGTCGCGCCACGGCACGCTCGATCAGCTGCCCGAGGGCGCGGTGGTCGGCACGTCGAGCCTGCGGCGCCAGTGCCAGCTGCTCGCGGCCCGGCCCGATCTGCGCATCAAGCTCCTGCGCGGCAACGTGCCGACCCGGGTGCGCAAGCTCGACGACGGCGACTACGACGCGATCGTCCTGGCCGCGGCCGGCCTGACCCGGCTGGGCCTGGCCGCGCGCATCACCGAGCACCTGCCGATCGAGCGGTGCCTGCCGGCGGTGGCGCAGGGCGTGCTCGCGATCGAGACCCGGGCCGACGACGACGCCACGCGCGACCTCGTGCGCGCGGCGCTGCACGACGCGCGCGAGGAGCAGCGCATCACCGCCGAGCGCGCGTTCCTGGCCCGGATGGGCGGCAGCTGCCAGACCCCGCTGGCCGCGCACGCGACCCTGACCGGCGACCAGCTCCACCTCGCGGCGCTGTGCGGCACGCCCGACGGCACCCGGGTGCTGCGGTCGACCGCCGCCGGCGCCGCCGCCGACGCGGCGGCCCTGGGCGTGGCCGCGGCCGACGCGCTCCTGGCCCAGGGCGCCGACGCGATCATCGCGGCGTCGGCGATCGCGCCGGCCCATCCGTAA
- a CDS encoding bacteriocin, whose translation MTANLASVPAFTSIDLDSLDAVTGGLDWGQLGRATVGGAVTGAAGGAATGAVAGALSTAPVAGVGGLPGWAIGGIAGGAGGAVAGAANNLGQQWGWWK comes from the coding sequence ATGACCGCCAACCTCGCCTCGGTCCCTGCCTTCACCTCGATCGATCTCGACAGCCTCGACGCCGTCACCGGCGGCCTCGACTGGGGCCAGCTCGGCCGCGCCACCGTCGGCGGGGCGGTCACCGGCGCCGCCGGGGGCGCCGCTACCGGGGCCGTCGCCGGCGCGCTGTCGACCGCGCCCGTCGCCGGCGTCGGCGGCCTCCCGGGCTGGGCCATCGGCGGCATCGCCGGCGGCGCGGGCGGCGCGGTCGCCGGCGCCGCCAACAACCTCGGCCAGCAGTGGGGATGGTGGAAGTGA